In Sciurus carolinensis chromosome 8, mSciCar1.2, whole genome shotgun sequence, the genomic stretch CCTTTGTCCACAAACCCTCACCTCATTTTTGCCAGTGAAATGCCCCACCCTAGGTAGGGACTGTTGCCATATACTATCTCCTCATTCTGATCAGGGTAGGGAATAGGGCATTGGGCTGCTGCAGAGAAACACCAGAGTGCCACTGACCTGCCCCAACCCTGCCCCTAGGATATCGACAAGCAGTACGTGGGTTTCGCCACACTGCCCAACCAGGTGCACCGCAAGTCAGTAAAGAAGGGTTTCGACTTCACGCTCATGGTGGCTGGTGAGTGGGCCATGCTGCTGGGTGGAATGGCTGCGGCCTCTGGCCTGCCAGGTTCAATTGTGGGGGACCCAGACCTAACCCAATTCTTTCACTATACTTGTGGCCAGGTGAGTCAGGCCTTGGGAAGTCCACATTGGTCCACAGCCTCTTCCTGACTGACCTGTACAAGGATAGGAAGCTGCTCAGTGCTGAGGGTAAGTGGCCCACACACAGTCCTGACACTGATTCTCCAACCCCTATCCTGTAATCCCTCAAAGAGCAACCTTCCAGGTccagccctcctcccctcctcatgATGTGGGTCCCTATTCAGGGTTCAGAAGGAGTGGCCCAGATCGTAGTCGTAAAATGTGGCCAAGGTCAAAGCACTAGGATAGATGAGAAGAGTCCTGGCTGCTTGAGGTGGGGGATAAGGGTTGAAGTGGCCCCATCCTAACAATGCCTTCCTCCCCATCCCCCTGCAGAACGCATCAGTCAGACGGTAGAGATTCTGAAGCACACAGTGGACATTGAGGAGAAGGGGGTCAAGTTGAAACTAACCATTGTGGACACACCCGGCTTCGGGGATGCTGTCAATAACTCAGAGTGGTGAGGAAGGCCTGACAGGGGAATGGATCCCTGACCTAGCCAACCCCAGCTTCCCTGTGGCCAGTAAGCAGCCCTCACAGCTGACTTAATGCTCCCTCCATCCACAGCTGGAAACCCATCACTGATTATGTGGACCAGCAGTTTGAACAGTATTTCCGTGACGAGAGTGGCCTCAATCGCAAGAACATCCAAGACAACCGGGTGCACTGCTGCCTGTACTTCATCTCCCCGTTTGGGCATGGGTATGTGGTTGTCCTGGGACCAGGCTTAGGGCCCACCCCCCTACAGTGTATCCCTATGGCTGTACCTGTCATGGCATCACCACTACTTCTACCCCTTATCATGCACATCCCTGCCCCTGGCTGCTCTCTGCAGGCTGCGGCCAGTGGACGTGGGTTTCATGAAGGCTTTGCATGAGAAGGTGAACATCGTGCCCCTCATTGCCAAAGCTGACTGCCTGGTCCCCAGTGAAATCCGGAAGCTGAAGGAGCGGGTGAGCCTGCTGTGACAGAGGGGATTTAGCCAAAGACTGTGGGGCTGAGAATACTGGGGAAACTGGCCAGCCCCATTTCTTGACAGCTTTCGCTCTTTCACTGCAGATCCGGGAAGAGATTGACAAATTTGGGATTCATGTATACCAGTTTCCAGAATGTGATTCAGATGAAGATGAAGACTTCAAGCAACAGGACCGGGAACTGAAGGTGAATATGCAGTGGGGAGGGGATGGAGGTGACCAGGAATAGAGAACTGGAGGCCTCACAGGACTTGGCTTGACATCCAAGTCCAACCTGATGAGGGCAGGAATCATTTGTCCTGGAGATAGAGGACCTGTACCCTCATTGCTATGTGGCTGATGGTGGATCATTTTGGCCTCACCTAAGTGCCAGTGAGTCATGGGACACTTGCCCAGATCACCATGACCTTCCCATGGGTCAACAGCTGAAGGGCCCAACCCAGTGGCTACAGGATTATGGTGTCCCCTGACTCCCAGAATTCTAACTTCCAGAGAGTGGTGGCTTTGGGTGCCCCAGTTACAGTGATAATTAAGACCCACCTAGGCCAAGAGCAGAGGTCCACTGGGTCAACAGAGCATGAACAGGTACATCATACCACAAGGTATGGGCTCAGCCTGGGGggtgagaaaggaaaggaagctaGATGTGGAAGGAATCGGGAAGGGAGAGTTTGGTTGGGCACAACCTGGCAGAGGCCCTAAGGGTATACACTGCACAAACCATGGCTGCAGTGGGCAACAAAGAGGTCAAAAGAACAATATCAGGATGTGTTTGGGGGGGGAGTAGATAATGGTGTTGCTGGAAGGGCATGTTGCTGGGTGCTGAGCCCCCATGCCCCCTCCAACCACTAAGCCTGCACTCACACGGACTGGGCGTGAGCCcttgctcccctcccccaggagAGTGCTCCCTTCGCTGTTATTGGCAGCAACACAGTGGTGGAAGCCAAGGGGCAGCGGGTCCGGGGGCGACTGTACCCCTGGGGAATCGTGGAGGGTGAGTTGATGCATGGGGCACCATGTACTGGGTGGGAAGGCTCCTGGGGCAGCTACCCACCCACAGCCCACTTCTGCCCCATAGTGGAGAATCAGGCACACTGCGACTTCGTAAAGCTGCGCAACATGCTCATCCGCACTCACATGCACGACCTCAAGGACGTGACTTGTGACGTGCACTACGAAAACTACCGTGCACACTGCATCCAGCAGATGACCAGGTGagccacccacacacacactggaacCTGACCTCACACCTTCTGGCCCTGACCACGTCTTTGTAACTTGGGGCTGGTTGGCAGTGCCCAACCAGAACTCAATATTGTCCCAACCCCCAAATCGAACCCACAGTGCTTGCTCTCCCCAGAATCAGCTGAGGGGCTTTGTATCCCAACCCACCACACTGTGCCTCCCAACAGCCCTTTCCTTCCCATTATTCCCCCCACCACAGCAAACTGACCCAAGACAGCCGCATGGAGAGCCCCATCCCCATCCTACCACTGCCCACCCCGGATGCTGAGACTGAGAAACTCATCAGGATGAAGGATGAGGAGGTTGGTGGGTGTCAGGGGTGGAGCCAGGATGGGGTGTGACCATCagaaggggtgggggcagggtctGGCCTCTCCCCCTACCTTTCTCACCTGCCCTCCCTTGGTTCTCTGTATCCCTCAGTTAAGGCGCATGCAGGAGATGCTGCAGAAGATGAAGCAGCAAATGCAGGACCAGTGATCCCCGCCCCAGCTCCACGTTGCCACGGATAGACCACCTGTCACCGGGCTGGCCCCTCTTACCCCTAGACCCCAGACTGGCCTGGATTCCATCCTGGATTCACCTGGATCTCAGTCGGGCCTGGACCCAACCCTAAACCCAAAGTGGCCCTGACCGGACTTTTCCCGACCCAGAGACAAGGAGCCACAACCCCATATGACCCTAATTTATTCTCAGCATCAACCCCTCCCAGGTCATTTGTATCTGTTTCTAAGGGACCTGAACAATAGCCCTGTCCCAACCAGCCCCCTCTGGCTTTGGGGGAATGGGAGCTAAGTTGAGTACAACTTCTGAGATCACCCCCATCTCCAAGAAAGTCACAGCAACCAGATTCCAGGCCCTGCTCAATCATGCACATAAACCAAGGCATGCACATAAACTaaggaaggcagaggaaagaaATGGATCTCCAGGCTTCTGGGCCTGCTCCCTCAATCCAATGCTTTAGAGCACACTTGGGAGTCCTCTGTGCCCATGGGCCACCCAGCCTATGCTGACACCCTATTTTGTGTGGAGAGGGGCTTCCCTTACCTCCTCACCCACCGAAGTAGGCAGAGTTGGGTGTCTGAAGCAATTAGGAAGCGGCTAGACCAGAAGGCTGCTTGTGGGGAGAAAGCAGGCAGAGGAGGGTGGAAGGGGACCTGTGGCAGCCCATGCCCCTTCCCCACACCCAGGGCTGACCCAGAGGGCTCCAGGGGCAGTCGGCGGTGGCTCATTCCCTAACAACCCCTAATACCTGAACACTTCAACTGTCTGTTGGGATCCCCAGCCCTTGGCCTCCTCCATTTCTCCACCCGCATGATTCTTCCCCCAACACCTCATGATCTGTTTTGTTCAGTTGTGAATGCTGTGTCCTGTCCTGGTGACAGGAGAACAATGTTGGTGAACGTTGCAGAGGGTGTCCTAGTGTTGCGTGTGCCCCTGGGAGCGGGTGGGAGCGGAAACGCAGACGGTCAGCGGGCCTTGGTGATAGAGCCCTATCTGCTGCTGCAACGCCAGCACAAGCTGCCTCAGGGTTATTTCTGTCCAGGCGGCAGCACTGTGGTCTGTGCCGCAAGCGTGAGGAGGTGTCTAGCAGGAGTGGGCTGGCTCTGGCCAACGCCTCCTGCTCCAGAGCAAGCCGGGCCACCATCCTCTCGCCATGGACTCCCGTGAGTCTGGGGTCGAGTCTGCAGTTTCTTGGGAGACCCAGTTTGGGGGACGTTCCGTTCGTTTAGAGAACAGTAGGGAGAGGGCTGGATCCGACTTTACAGAGGAATTATATTCAGTGCCTAGGGAAGTCGGGGTGGAGAGGTTTGCTGCTGAGACCATGGGCCTCAGGAGTTGAATGGAGCGGGACCCAGCGATCCTGATGCTCAGGGACGCCACCTATATGTCCCATCAGTAGCTCAGCTCACCGCAGCCTTCTCTTACAGGAACACGCGGGGCGCTGAGCTTACTGCTCCTACTGTTGGCGCCGCTGAGCCTCCCAGCCACGGGTTGCCCCGCGCCATGTAGCTGCGCAGGGACACTCGTGGACTGCGGGCGACGCGGGCTGACGTGGGCC encodes the following:
- the Septin5 gene encoding septin-5 isoform X2, with the translated sequence MSTGLRYKSKLATPEDKQDIDKQYVGFATLPNQVHRKSVKKGFDFTLMVAGESGLGKSTLVHSLFLTDLYKDRKLLSAEERISQTVEILKHTVDIEEKGVKLKLTIVDTPGFGDAVNNSECWKPITDYVDQQFEQYFRDESGLNRKNIQDNRVHCCLYFISPFGHGLRPVDVGFMKALHEKVNIVPLIAKADCLVPSEIRKLKERIREEIDKFGIHVYQFPECDSDEDEDFKQQDRELKESAPFAVIGSNTVVEAKGQRVRGRLYPWGIVEVENQAHCDFVKLRNMLIRTHMHDLKDVTCDVHYENYRAHCIQQMTSKLTQDSRMESPIPILPLPTPDAETEKLIRMKDEEVVKAHAGDAAEDEAANAGPVIPAPAPRCHG
- the Septin5 gene encoding septin-5 isoform X4 — encoded protein: MSTGLRYKSKLATPEDKQDIDKQYVGFATLPNQVHRKSVKKGFDFTLMVAGESGLGKSTLVHSLFLTDLYKDRKLLSAEERISQTVEILKHTVDIEEKGVKLKLTIVDTPGFGDAVNNSECWKPITDYVDQQFEQYFRDESGLNRKNIQDNRVHCCLYFISPFGHGLRPVDVGFMKALHEKVNIVPLIAKADCLVPSEIRKLKERIREEIDKFGIHVYQFPECDSDEDEDFKQQDRELKESAPFAVIGSNTVVEAKGQRVRGRLYPWGIVEVENQAHCDFVKLRNMLIRTHMHDLKDVTCDVHYENYRAHCIQQMTSKLTQDSRMESPIPILPLPTPDAETEKLIRMKDEELRRMQEMLQKMKQQMQDQ
- the Septin5 gene encoding septin-5 isoform X1 yields the protein MDSLAAPQDRLVEQLLSPRTQAQRRLKDIDKQYVGFATLPNQVHRKSVKKGFDFTLMVAGESGLGKSTLVHSLFLTDLYKDRKLLSAEERISQTVEILKHTVDIEEKGVKLKLTIVDTPGFGDAVNNSECWKPITDYVDQQFEQYFRDESGLNRKNIQDNRVHCCLYFISPFGHGLRPVDVGFMKALHEKVNIVPLIAKADCLVPSEIRKLKERIREEIDKFGIHVYQFPECDSDEDEDFKQQDRELKESAPFAVIGSNTVVEAKGQRVRGRLYPWGIVEVENQAHCDFVKLRNMLIRTHMHDLKDVTCDVHYENYRAHCIQQMTSKLTQDSRMESPIPILPLPTPDAETEKLIRMKDEEVVKAHAGDAAEDEAANAGPVIPAPAPRCHG
- the Septin5 gene encoding septin-5 isoform X3, encoding MDSLAAPQDRLVEQLLSPRTQAQRRLKDIDKQYVGFATLPNQVHRKSVKKGFDFTLMVAGESGLGKSTLVHSLFLTDLYKDRKLLSAEERISQTVEILKHTVDIEEKGVKLKLTIVDTPGFGDAVNNSECWKPITDYVDQQFEQYFRDESGLNRKNIQDNRVHCCLYFISPFGHGLRPVDVGFMKALHEKVNIVPLIAKADCLVPSEIRKLKERIREEIDKFGIHVYQFPECDSDEDEDFKQQDRELKESAPFAVIGSNTVVEAKGQRVRGRLYPWGIVEVENQAHCDFVKLRNMLIRTHMHDLKDVTCDVHYENYRAHCIQQMTSKLTQDSRMESPIPILPLPTPDAETEKLIRMKDEELRRMQEMLQKMKQQMQDQ